The Lathyrus oleraceus cultivar Zhongwan6 chromosome 5, CAAS_Psat_ZW6_1.0, whole genome shotgun sequence genome includes the window AGAAGATGAAAAACTGGAGAGTACAGAAGATTATTTAAAGCGGTTAGAATCATATATGAAGGTGTATGGTGCACTGGTTCAGGTCTGTCTAGATAATCTTAAGATTTTGACAAACTCACATGGACAATATTTTCAATTTTGTTGATTACATTTTTTTTTTTCATCTCCTTGATTAACCTGCTGACCATGCTTGTTTCGACAGACTGAAATTCCAAACATTCAAAATTTGCACGGCTTGCAAGAAGGTTGGGCGTGGCTTGCAAGGTTCTTGAATTCTCTGCCAGCCAATCAATATACAGCTGTTTCACTCAATGCATTCTTGCAAGTAAGTGATGTAAATTGTTCGGTTTTTGGATCTATAGATCTTCTATGATTAAATAATTCTACTTTGTTTGCAGGTGGCTGGATATGCTCTATTTAGAAGATATAAATCTCAGTTCTTAAAGATGTTGAACATTGTCTCAAACAACTTTTTAGTTGATCTGAAATCACGCAATGTACCTGAATCGACGAAGATTGTTGCAAATATACAGGCTTATATAGAAGATAAAATGTTCCTTCAAGTGCCAGAAGGAAAGAACCTGCAGTCAAATACATTATCAAGTGCGAAAGAACCATAGGCCCAGTAAACACAGTTGATGATTTTGCTGAAGGAAGCAGACTCAAGAGACCACTGGGATGTTGGATTTTCTCATAGGATTCTTTATAGGAGCTCCTTATTTCAGTTGCTGTGTAATCACCCAATTATTGGGTTTGTAATTTTGTCAAATTCTGTTATTTTCTCACTTATGTATGAGTATATTGAGGAGTATAAAGTATAAACTAATTAATGTAATGGAAAGAACGAGGGTATCATTAATTAGAAAAATTCTATTTCCCTCTTTGTTATTCTTTGAAGGTGTTGCATTTTATTTAAAGCAGAATAAAGTTTGAGAGCAGAGTTTGTTTTTGTTCGGTCAAATATTTTCAAAAACCTGAGCAAAGGCATTTTAAAAATATACCAAAAGTCTAGATTGTGTACTAAAGAAATTAGATACTATTGGTATCTGTTAAACAAATGTGGACAAGCTCTGCAAAAAAAAAGTGTCCACTGAAACAATCTGGAGTTTTTACAGAGACGGTTTACTGAAAATTGAAAAACATGATGCCCTCAATGCACACAAGAGGACAGGGCACATATATACAACAGGGTAAAACTCATTATTTAAATCTAATATAAACAAAATGTCTTCCTTACTTTGATGTTCTAACCTTATTCTGCTAATGAATAAAAATTTCATTAAAAGCAGCATATATTTCTAGTAAAGCTTTATCTTAGTAGTGATTGTGCTCCTGCAAATTGGACAGAATTCAAGGTCTTCTCCACATCCACAACAAGTCTGCCATATGAGGAAATACAAGGGAGAAGGGAAATAACTTAATATATATTCACCCTTTTATATAGGTAACTTAATATAGCCGCTTGTAGTTAAACTGGTTACCTGATGTCCACAACCGAAGGCCATATCCTTTGCATCGGTAAGACAAATCGGGCAAACCTGCAGTCAACCATGTCATAGGTAAACCACTATTACTATTGAAAGTGAGACAGAATGAACGTCGCTTCTCGCTTTGTAAAGCATGGTCTCAATACCTTATTATCATGTAAAGAGCTTGTAGATGGTTCTGTGTGATTGTGAGCACCGCTATCATATTCATAGCCAGTACCTCTACGCACATTCGGCTGAAAACTGTTTGACCGAAAAGATTTTCCACTGATATTGGAGGAAGTCCTATTATAAAGGGGAGCGGGTAGAGGAACCCTATCCGGTGAATAACCCCTCCGCAAACTAGTCAAATCAACGAAGACATGAGATTTCAAATTCAGTTAGAAGTTATTACACCAGATAAACTGAATCTAACAAATTACAAGTACtgtattttagtattttattacCCCAATAAGCCAAGATCTATGGTTGCCTTATATTGAGAAGGTATCTCCATCAAAGCTGCAAGAGAAAACTCCGCCTCTCTTCGGGATGGATTTACATTTTTCGACATTATCTTAGTAAAATTCACAAACTACCACAAACAAAAATTAAATCATTTTAGCATAACAGGAAGATTTATCATTTATATATGGCAAGTAAAAAATGGTTAAGTGAGTTACACCAAACCTGAAAATTGTCAAATGCTCGAGAAGGAATGTTATCGTCAAATTCCTCCATCATCTCCCACGGTCCATCTCCAACTCCTACCAAAACTATCGACAGCGGATACTCACTGCAATTTACAAAGGGTGTAAGAATGCAGAACGGTCCTCACGAGAAAGAACAGAAAAGATTTACCTGGCTTTTACGATTGCATTTATTGTCTTCTGTTCCTGTGGACTTAGGTGGCCATATTCTGTATCGATGCTTCTCGTCACCTGTGGCAACATACTGAGCATCAGTTTTTGAAGCAGAAACAACGAATATCCATAACAGACTAATATCATTCATCAAAGTATTGCAGAATTGTAGGCATTTAGATTTCTATTGCAAATACTAACATTGCGTTTTCTTCATTTGTATATGAAAGTACTTATACGTGAAATATTAAGTAAAAAAGTACCTGTCCATCTGCAATTATAAGCAGAACATGATATTGGCCAGCACTTTCTTCGACAATAGTTATGGCCATCTCAATAATCGGGGCGAACGAAGTCGGTCCTGTTTTATGAACGCAACGACGAATATTAGGCCtagttataat containing:
- the LOC127082991 gene encoding E3 ubiquitin-protein ligase RGLG5 produces the protein MFSFYVVSDYGRGMALSTLETWTVLVATLCLLVFILQEILMGGNTSKGSSSPRRRHVPSYEYESSGSSSSWNNNYDGYPPQSPHPQQSPYHTPHHQFPSASAPFYDNSQQKKKLDKRYSRIADDYHSLDEVTAALANAGLESSNLIVGIDFTKSNEWTGKSSFNRKSLHHIGTGQNPYEQAISIIGKTLSTFDEDNLIPCFGFGDASTHDQDVFSFYSEERLCNGFEEVLARYREIVPHLKLAGPTSFAPIIEMAITIVEESAGQYHVLLIIADGQVTRSIDTEYGHLSPQEQKTINAIVKASEYPLSIVLVGVGDGPWEMMEEFDDNIPSRAFDNFQFVNFTKIMSKNVNPSRREAEFSLAALMEIPSQYKATIDLGLLGLRRGYSPDRVPLPAPLYNRTSSNISGKSFRSNSFQPNVRRGTGYEYDSGAHNHTEPSTSSLHDNKVCPICLTDAKDMAFGCGHQTCCGCGEDLEFCPICRSTITTKIKLY